ACATGTGACCTGCATGTGCGCGTGTTTAACGGTCGCAGGATTTTCTGTGGATATGTATAGTCGCATTTCAGAAAACAGAGCCACAACGTATCAATTGCATTAAAGCGGTCGAGGAAAGTGTGATCGAGTCCGGGTGGCTAAGTAACAAATAGCCAACGGTTAGGTTCACACAATCATTAGATAGGTGTCTAAAGATTATAAAGAGAAATAACATGGGAAGTATCTAAAAGCAGGATTAGGAAAGAAACGGTTACAATAACCGTCAAAATGTGGGAATCATATAGAGCAATGGAGTAGTATTATAAATAGAAGATCAAGCAACCTTGAAAATtcgtctcacaccaacccaaacaaaccagcaaatcaattatctttcaattatcatgtCAACATTTACAATCTGTAGTGTAATAGTCCTTCCGTATTAAGTAACTTCTTTTCTTTAGCATTACTATTTACTTTTCACATTTGCTATTTACATTTGTTAGCTTAATTCATAGCGTAAGTACGACAACTGATAACTATAGTTGTATTTAGAGAGTTTCTTAGCAGTTGATTTTAAGTTTTCTTTCCTATTTTGTTTTATCTACATTGAAAAAGTCATTTCGTACGTAAGGCAAAAAGTAACCCATTATcaaaggacgaaccccaccctatGAATATCGTCTGATCCATTTACACTTTGAGCGAGTGGCTGATTAGGCGACCGATCTCCTCATACCTAGGTCATACCCAGTGTCTGCCTACTCAGCGCTCGGGGTCATTTTTGTTCGGTTTAAATTGAAACCACAATCCCATTTCTGGCATGGTCTTGTGCCACCCATCCTAAAGAAAGGTTGAGCATACACTGCTTCATCGACATTCAAAAAAGAAGATCGCTACATTGATCGAAGCCTCAACTTCATCAAGTATCTTCAAATCGACGCTATGTCTTCTGAAGATGAGTATTGTTACTGTTTTATTATTTCACTTGTGTTTgttgagatagcctgaaaatctcattGGGTTGATTGGTggttagcccgtgaaaatcactaaGGAGTTTTTATTATGGTAagctcatgaaaatcacaagaactgcaagaggttgttaaggtgaacctatgaaaacatTGATATAGTAAGAGTGTTAAACCTTATgaagatgacttgaaactcatgtGATTAGAGGTTTAgcgacgtagggatgaacgtgatggggTGGGCAAAATagatccgatccggtggatcccttaccgcctactctctctctctctctctcgctcgctctctctctcaACGCTCACCCTCGCCGATTCCCTCTCCCAAACCGTCACCGcgtgccttctctctctctctctctctctctctctctctctctctctaagcgtTCAAAGCTCTCTCAAAGCTCTTACGCACCATCAGGCATCAggtatctctctcccattctctctctatctctcattttctcaagtGCAGAAATTGGAGAGTTAGAGCTTCCAATTTTGGGAGTTTTAGGGCCACAGATTTAGGTTTTTTATGGTTATGGAATCCATCATTCAATAGtgattttagggttttgagatagaatttAGAGCTTTCTTTAGAGTTTTAGGGCCACAgatttaggattttgagatagAATTTAGATAATAGATTTAgagctttcttttcttcttttctactacttcttcttcttcctcgctTTGAaccattgacgcagggatgaacgtgatgaggtcgagcaccgtcttcctcaagggaataactgttccgaatccatgaaacttctctagactcctcatagaaacttctcaaatccacaagaaacaaacaagcaaaatagaaaataaattctataaaattcgaaattgattagtgaatcaaataaacgagttcacaaccctttaaatgaggataccaagcaatgggagagaaatcaaaagcaaactacaactaaaactcctagaattcgcaacttactataaatagtaaacttactatttatagacggtcatgtgatgtctactagtgcacatggttttcggccaaaaatattatgtgtcctatttggcttcaccaagctgttctcctaattattctaagctcttttcatgctaggcgcaactcctaaagcccaacagataaagagttataatcaaacaaaaacttactatttatagtaaaaacgtatttaaaatagggaaatgaccgtcgatccaggggtatttcgcaaatccggcctgcgcaacccggcatagcggggttggttggctaaagtagctcgttctaccccaaaatcatatattttacgcccgataactcattctggattgtgagatatgcccgatctaaggtccgatagtccggatcacttctgtcgtcgaccaggccttttctgatccatcttggccatgaaactgtctgcgacccactctacatcatttaGGATGTGGGATATTAATGTGGAATCACCTAGCcttttattgcaccaaaaactccTCAATAAGCCCAAGAATTAAATGTCATTTATAAAGAGTTCGACCTCTAACAATAAATAAACAAGCAAAAAATGGctctgtcgatgacattgaactagtCCTCAATGGTATCGAGAAAATCATATTTTCCGCTGAAATGTTGCTGAACAGTTTACACACCTCTACCCAATGCCATTAAGtgttcttcgatgccatcaagggaCCTCCGATGCCATTGAATAGGACCTCGATGCTATTGAGAAACTAAGATAAAATGATCAAAACTTGTTGGACATATCTGAGATAACTACTCGATGCCACTGAGTAGTCTTCGATGCTATCAAAGACCCCTCGAGGACTGTTTAATGGGATCAAGCTCCATGCAAAAGCTTTTGTTTTGGGCAATATGTTTACAAGCTTTACACCTTTTATAGTTTTACTTATCATATTCTAATAGTAGCTCCTAAGGCTATGGATAATCAAACAAGATTTACCGACAAACGTTTGGATCATCTAGAGGCTAAGGACTATTtggggtcaagggttagggtcactgaGACACCtcatatatatgtttttttttttttacttccttAATGCTctagtcttcatgtgtcttcagtcttcagcaTCCAAAGGCTCAACCAACTCCCTGACATATCAacacatgtgattgacaaacaagttgcataaataagtgcactaacaggtTAGCCACCACCTAGATGTCCTTTCCCACTACCTCGGCTGGTTCATTGATTAATGGAGTGTAGCCCCTCTTTCTATATATTTAGACCTCCTCCCGCAAGCTCTCTTGTTCCATCAAGTTCCCTTTCTTCCTATTTTCCCTCTCCTTTTCTCCCACTCTCTTGTAGCATTCCCTTAAACTTTTAGGCCTATTGGAGCTATAATCACAGCAAGGAGGTGCTACCAAATTGCAAAGGTTGTAGCATTCCCTTAGACTTTTAGGCCTATTGGAGCTATAATCACAGCAAGGAGGTGCTACCAAATTGCAAGGTAAGCTCTTTTACCTTttgctctttcttttcttttctttcatttccttaaTTTTACATGCCTTCTTACAtgttttatttcttttgttttcaaGGTGATTTCACGTCAAATGAGGGCAATGTTTCGGGTGTGGTGAGGGGCAAGTTTGGAGCATTCCGATTTAGAAGTTTGATTTCGAGGTGGCATGGAAGGATTCGAGAGATTTTGCTAATCTCTTGCTctatttttcttccatttttcctcttttcatttgttAAAGGTGGCAACGTTCCCATGCACGTACAAGCTTGCATGAGAATTTCGTCACCTTAGGAGGTGTGTTGGATACGTACTAAATGGACCCAAAGATAAAGGCCGAGCTTTTGTGCATTTTGGATAGGCCGGGACTTTGTTTTggctcccttctctctctctctctctctctctcctttacttGCTTGTTGGTGTTTGGGTTCAAACAAAAGTAGGGGCCCACATCAGATTTTTCTTTCCCGGAAATAGGCTTAGGCCACCTAATAGACCTTGTTAGTGCCTTGTTTTGTGAATGATGTGAGCTAGGGTGTCTTAAGTCCATTAAGCCTCCATTTGAAGACATTGAAGAACTGAACACTCGAAAATTTGAAGCATGCTTGAAAACAATACGTAAATATAAGGTGCCTTGGTAAACCTAACCTTAGACCCCTTTAGTTACAAAATAACCTACCTCTAAATGTTTCATTCCATAGGTAAACATTTGATTCATCAAACCCAAgccttggtccttgaatgaataTGTTAAGATGGGCTTAAAAGTGGTGCAAAGCTGCTGTGAATCAAAAAACTCAAAAGAACAGATTTTTGACAACTGTTGATCAAATCTCGATCGAATCGACAAGTCATCGATCGGACTAGATCGATCAAAGGTTCAATCGAACGATCGATCAAAGTCAGCTAACAGTGTCCAGCTAACAAATTGCAAAATCCTAGAATTTCTTGATCAAATCAAAAGTGCACTCGATCGAATCGAATGCACGTTCGATCGATAAACTAGCCATTATTGATTCGTTAAAGTTTTTTCTCTATAAAACTAACAATCGAATCTTTGTGCAAAGGATGGAATTTGGTGTTTTAAAGACCCTAGTGTATCTCAAGCCTTCCCATACATCATAGGCTTTATCCCAAAGAGATTCATGCCTTCTTCATTATGATTAATCActttaatgagcattccaagctccattTGAGAAGAACATGGTATCTTACATTCTCTAAACACCACACTCATAGATAAATCATTTGTATAAACACTATTTAGAATGCTCGTCTAGTTAAATCCCAATTTAGAAACAACTACCCATTAGTTATAAAAGATTTAACCATCATATCTCATTACCTTGGCACCCTCACATAGGTACACCGATTGCAAGGTAGCCGATTCTTGGAACGGAAGAAGATCAACTTCAAAGTTCATGAGAGAAATTGATAAGTCAATTCAAGATTAAAGTTCTCAAACAAGGCACATCAACGGGGATCAATCAGACAAGTAAGGTTATTATTTTAGAGTCTATAtactctttccttgtataggattaagtatagagtttgtgacccaaactcgtgTAAGTCTTTGTGTGGGAGCATACTGCCACCAAGCACAAgtgtgtaagtccttgtgtaggcctccaatgggagtatatgtgtgtaagtccttgtgtagagcTCCAACAGGAGTGTACATACGTGagtgagtccttgtgtaggccttcgACGGGACTGTACGTATGTAAGACCTTGTGTAAGCCCCCGTCATGAGTGCACGTGTAAAACCTTGTGTAGGCCTTCAACAGGAGTATATGTATGTAAAGGTTATAGGAAAACTTATTAGAAACCTTTGAGATAGTGAAATTCAATACACTTGAGGAGAGTgcatccaccgggagtggagtatgtatttaaccgaaccactatacaacCTTGTATTTGCGATTGTTTATGTGGTTGTAATTCTATTTATGCTTATGCATAATTTGCGTATATAAGTGCatcaaatagattgcatgctaggCACTTCACTTGTAGCATACACGATTGGTATTTTATCTCACATCATACACTAGTTGTTCAATCATATGCATATATTGTAGTCTATGTACTTGGACTCACTTGACTTGGAAGCCTAAGCGCTAATTGCTTTTAATTGGTGCATATTTTTTAGTAGTCCTATTCACCGTCCCCTttaggacttagccataattctaacCTCCACAAGCTTGCTTTCATATGGCGTAATGTCGTGTTAGACAATTGACGTAATTTCAAACCCATGTGAACATGCCTTGGAGCAGGTCAAGTCTGGATGAGTCTttcaagtcaagtgggccaccaatgtCCCCTCCGATCCATGAACAATTTGTTCAAATGACTAGGTTCCTTTGGGATTTTAATTGCACATGGACCCTAAACTTGCCTTTGGGTCCATATCAATGTCTTTGCAAGGGAGTTGGTCTCTTTTACTTTTAATGAGCCATTGCCTTTGGGTCCATATAAGTGCCTTTATAACGGAATTGGTCTCTTTTACTTTTAATGGGCCAGGGCTCCATTTTTGAGCCCATCATGCATATTCATGTAAAAAATCTAGGGCAACCATACCTTTCGTTGGTGAATTACATGtatgctttgatgatgatgatgacgacgacgataaAGATGATAGAGATGAGAACAAACTGCACGGGTTGCACTAGGAAACACAGATCGATAGAGAAACAAACATGCAAAAATGGCAAAAAGATGAGCAACTATGCAATATTTGGGGAACCACAATCGTAACAACGTTGAATAAAACAGCTCATAAGATATCCGCTTCTACCTGCTTAGGAAAATCGGAATGCGGACAGCATAAGGAGCACACGCTACCACTACTACTTTAGATAGGTAGAAGAAACCCAAAGAAGTATGTATGTCATCAGCGAAGTCATCACTTCTAAACTCCTTGGGCCATGAAGTATAGGCGGAATCACCGACACCATCAAGAAAGTGCCCAACAGCCAGGAACCCAAGAAAGCCCCAACCCTAAATAAGAAAAACCAACATGAAGCACAATGAGTATCAAGACCATAACACCTGATACAAAGACATAGGAGAAACACAAAGGCAATTCGCGCAAGAGATGAAGAGGCGATTCATTGTTCCCACACGATGTTATATGTGTGAGATCTGGGAcattcatcacatgggcccactgtgaaaagCCCTAGATCAGAAACAATGTCCtatcatcagatggaccacacatgtTCAATGACTTCAGGTATCTGTCTTCTTAACTCTActtttctcatacatgtgtgggccacatgatgaacagACTGGATCTTCAACATGTtcatattggcacatgtgccaTGAATTGCCTCTTCAATGTCTCCATGCATAAATCACCGTAGCATCCGTACATACATCATAACAGATGCGCATCCACATACACAATGCAATGGCAAATACAAGTTGGGAACCAAACAGAGAATGCATACCCATACAAGAAAGCTCGGATCCAGTTCTTAAGCCTTTCATATATGAAATATATGGAAGCCAATAGGGAAATGGCCACCTGAAGTGTCGGTCCCTCCTCTGTTGGAAATAGAACAGTAAGTGTTCCAAGTATTGCAAATGCAACGGCTGTCTTTATAATGAAATTCGTCGCCGGAGCTTCAAACCTACTCGTGACAGCCTGCACAACACGCGATTGTGTAACCTCCCTCACCTTTTTCCTGATATTGATCTTCGGGTTTTTCCTTTCATGAAACTTCTGCATGATTATCTTGTCATGTGCAGATTCAATTGAATCAAGGCTCGGTTTATGCCCTCCATATTTATTTATCAAAAAGTTCCTTGCTGCTTGAATCTCTTCTTCAGAAGCCTCCCTGCTGATTCCTAGCCGCTTGTATGGGTCCCTTACATTCATTCTGGGAAAGATAGCTGCAGCCAATAATAAAGATGAGATAGGACTTTCAGAGATTGATGAAGGAAACATGATGAGCAGAAATTTCCAATACGCAAGTTTGACAAACTTATTATTCTAAGGCCAGAGAGTTCAGTTGGCTTCTGAAACTCTAATACACATGCAAAACATATACATACACGTGGATGCACGCGTTAGCAATTCAAAGCATCGCACAAAAAAAGTGAAAGAGTTTGCAGCACTGCCTCTTTCATATAGAATAGAAAGAGCTGTCCAATTCCTTCTATAGGGCTACATTTATGCCATATCCATTTCGACAATGCCACTTCTTTACCAACAAGCCATGTGAATGTGATACGATATCGAAGAAATTCTAGAAAACATAGATGAGGCAAGGGATAGGGGGAAAGAAGGAACAAAGACCTTAAGAGGCCTCGGATTTCAGCCTAACACTAGATATGCTGAACCAAGTTATAAACCTTCATTCAGACTATGGTGAGGGGAAACAGCAGCAGATTCAGGTGGAGCAGGGAAGCGCCTGTTTTAAAATGTTAGAAAGCATGATGGCAAGGAAGTGGAGCGGGAGCATGAGTTTGAAGTCCAAATTCAAAGCAGGAGTGCCACCTAGGTAGACGATTCCTGCAACTAAGATTCAACTAGTGTCCTTTGAACATCTTTGCACAATTGTAGCCCAATAGGCTGAAGCATGCATCTTGCAGCTTCAATCTGGGGCATTTTTAATGCAGCCATCCTTGGTAAGTCCCACTGTATCAATGTTGTGGATCACTCCATGGCCCACCAATCCAGGGAAGAATGACTTACAATCTGCTTGATGGAGCATCGTATGATGCGCTACCAAAAGACACGGAGTTCTGGCAAAAGGTCATGGGAGAGAGCTCTGGAAAAAGGGAGGTCATGTGAGCGAATGGAGTGTTTGGAGGGAGGCTGAGAGTATAAGAAAGGTAGAGTTTGAGAAGGAGAAATTGTTTTCCTCACTGGAAGTTCACACTCCACCTTTTTAGAAAGAATGCAATTTCTGCATTTTTATGGACAATTTTGCATGCTCATAGCCCAATGGTAGATAGGGTGTGTTTCAACATTCAGGTCTTGGGTTCGAgtccatttttacctataaaataaaaaataaaaaaatatatatatatatatatatatatatatcattttccaTAGAAAACCATCAGTCAACCCCCTAGGTCTAGATGATCTCCTGAGGTTTTCATCTATTGCCTAGTTGCTAGGTATCACCCAGGGCAGAGGTGATAACGAGGGCAACAACGACGATGATGGCCACCTATCCGAGGCATAAATCACCAGGGGTTTTTAACATCATCTCTCCCTTTCTAAAAGAGGAAATGGGGGTTGTGCTTCACTCCTTCCAAAACAACCAAAAGCCTCTGCATtactttttgggatcaagcaaataaaatcaattagattCTATTTCAAAATTCTTTTATGGGAAGTTGACGAGTGTGAGATACCATTACTTTTGAGTAGCGAATTTTCCATTCAAACATTTGAAAGTTACCTACATCAATGTTTTTATATCAAGGGATGCTGATTTGGAAGAATATAGGcaaattaatatttgtgttttcttcaaTTATATTATTATACTTGTTTTAGTTCTTTCCATTTTTAGTATTTTCCTTGTGTGCTTTGCTCTACTATTGGGTGTatctttccttttcattatcTTATGCCTGAATGTTTACTTTCATGTTTTTGACCTTTTTTGTTATCCCTCATTACTTCTAAATGTTTTCTAGAAAAAGACCAACGCCAACCCGATCCCCGTACACTACCCAAAACCTGTATAGAATATTGCGTGTGGTCTTTGTTCTTCATCACCTATTTCCACCATTCAGATCTACAAGTAGCGATTTTATGCAACTCAGAAGCAAGGATGTTGTAAACGCAAGACAGCAATAGTTGCTTTCTTTAGGGTCCTTCTTAAACAGCCATAAAGCCTTCTTACTGCCTGTTATAGGCTATCAGCACAAGCAACATCACATGACCAATGGGGAACCTAAGAGTAGAGATTGCAGTTCATCTTTGAAGATACTTCTCGTCCAGCTTCTAGGCTAATTATATCATTAGGTTATAGTGGAGATGCTAATGGAATCGATATGATCATGTTTAGCATGCTTGTATGGGATCTTACCTGTTCACGAATTCCGCTTAGTGGGTGCatgcagtgttttaagtatcgacgatatcagccgatatatcccacgatatatcttgtatcccacctatgcgatatgaaacgcactagtagtgggatatatccaaggtgtcccatatcggtatcggttggcgtaacggtgtcctccaaaacagatacggatacgggggcgtaacggcacaaaaaaaaaatttttgccaaaaaaatatgaaaaatatggattaaatcccgaatattctaagcattccaaatatgcattcatttataaattggaacatgtttatggtggtgtaacggtccacatctttggtgagaagttgtatcggatgtctgatgaatttatgaaccagataactttgaatttgactacaaaattcatatatttaattttctaactaccTACTATCAatgagatatattagaatgaatgtaaaatgaaaatatcttaaattaaaaatgttaccccaaatctgtaaaatgcacgttaacatgttctactatgattaacacatcatatgacatgattaaaatagcaaaacaatcattaaaaattgatttttgaatttaaaaaaaaaggggcaaaattcatgcgtaaaaaaaaataatatttaaaaaatataaaatggcaccccaaatctgtaaaatgtacattaacatgttctaatatgattaacacatcatatggcatgattaaagcaacaaaacaaccattaaaaattgatttttcgaattaaaaaaaaaaaaagggtcaaaattcatgcgtaaatagaaaaaaatattaaaaaaatattaaatggcaccccaaatctgtaaaatgcatattaacatgttctactatgattaacacatcatatgagatgattaaaacaacaaaacatattaaaaaaagtataaatacctatttttgacaaatttatgaaaaatggcccaccaagctttgattcaacaaaatccgcaatataatgtgtttttcctcaaatatccaaccaaggttggtcgaaattagtagtagaaggagtgagaaacagtttggaagcaagaagttttgaaaaaacataaaaaacggagcttaaaatgcaaaaaaaaaaatggccgtttTTTGACCGTTATGGCtaaccgttacgcccgtatcgtccgttacgcccgtatcggccccgtatcagccgatacgggtacaaaaaatcgaatcggctgtttcggccccgaaacgggtatcGCACTcgtgatacgaaacacacaagtagtgggatatatcccacatattcaatctggtgagcatttttttatttt
This region of Magnolia sinica isolate HGM2019 chromosome 1, MsV1, whole genome shotgun sequence genomic DNA includes:
- the LOC131252763 gene encoding protein CHAPERONE-LIKE PROTEIN OF POR1, chloroplastic: MSTSGLTCSPSRLSYYVMPARGSASLCGRILAPPNNQGFREKMKLLFRLDRNHWMGSTHRYGFQQALKIKSAIDASFSDMADDSTAIFPRMNVRDPYKRLGISREASEEEIQAARNFLINKYGGHKPSLDSIESAHDKIIMQKFHERKNPKINIRKKVREVTQSRVVQAVTSRFEAPATNFIIKTAVAFAILGTLTVLFPTEEGPTLQVAISLLASIYFIYERLKNWIRAFLYGVGAFLGSWLLGTFLMVSVIPPILHGPRSLEVMTSLMTYILLWVSSTYLK